The region tatcttcgttaaagactttgatggcgacagctcaaatttgagaggttgagctttattagctccaccttgcggaaattccggatactattattttgcttgcggtattataggagaataactagcggtatttaccggtaactcgtggTAGACTGCATAAAGCGCACCGGagaataatgcggtatcgcccgcgcattttgaatggctgcatctgtatggctCTGAGACACCTTATTTGTAAATAGAGTAATTTGTgtgttttatattgtattttacttagtgtatgttttttattattaataaatacttgTTTAGCCCAGTATACCTGATTAAAAACTCTTGCACCAAGAGCTGTGCCAGTGAACAAAGATCTCAGGTGCCTCTAATTATTACAACCTCTCAGATATATTCTTGGCATATATTTCATAATTACAATTTGTTTTAGTTATTGATTTTTCCCATCTATTTTGTACAACTCTCCATTTTCTTAAGCccttatttgtaacaatataccATAAACATGAAGGCTGTTTGGAGCTGAATGATACACTGTACTGTGGTTCCTGTTTGTATTCTGGGTCTGCAGTGACTAATACTATACCTTCACACAGTCGCTACCTCCCAGCCAAGTTGGATTTGCTCCCCTGGACTTGATGAGTTGCAACAGAAAATTGTGTTCCGCTTCACTGTGGACTGAGGCCAGGTTTCCTCCATATCTGATACAGTCCACCTGGAAAGAAAGAGGTAGATATCAGCATGTGTGCACTGTTCTATGTCTGTTCACCACTCTCAAAGTGTTAGATGCCACATCTCAGGCAGTATTTGGACAGGTTGTTTTGCTGGAATGTTGTCATGTCAGGATGAGGCCACAAAACAATCACTAATTGTGGTCTATTGAGTTGAGTGAATGTGTATTGTACTGAAGAATAAGCCTTAATTAATTGTCGGCACCACAGTTATTAGTTATTACTGCAAAGTGCCAGTGCCTCAAAAGCATTACTCTATTAGCAAATAGGTCATATTGGttaatttctgtgtttttatgttaTAAATTTTCTCCTTGCTTGACATTCAATAGAGTAAATCACCTGATGATTTAGACACTATGTAACAATGAAtatttaaacttgtttttttttgcatttgtatttttattttcattttcctaaaAACAATCAAACAATGCTCAAAATGATAAGATTTGTATACTCAGTGTGCTTCAAAACAAATGTGCAAAGAAAAGGTTGATCATCAACTAAAATTACACTCTATTAATACAGGGCTTACTAAGTTATTTATCACACTATCACAACTGAGTTGCGATCACACGTAAAAGAGGTGTGAACAGATATCTATATCAGTTTAATCAGAATGTGTGCTGTCCCCCACACTACATACCTCAGCATCAGCCCATATTTTGGCTTGTGCAAAATGTTGGAAGCAGCGGCCTTGGAAGCTCACCCAGCCTGAGGGACAACTCTGGCACAATTTTCCGAAGACTGTGGAAAACAAACAGGATCAAGCAATGGAATGGTTCTGAAATGGATTCGGAAACATGTAGCTTGAAAGGTTATGATTTTATACTACTGTAGtgattcatagccgttcagggacgccaaatatgtaagaaaactggctctctgaaggcaccagttctgtagggtttgggcatttactgagacaattattaattgtagcagtaaatcacaaagttgattcttttgatggctttagaatccaaccatgcgacataactcaaacaacgcgcacacacaggtaataatacacgaggatacatttattaatacatagaatatgcattaaaccaaacagatcttatcgagagggttatcagaatacaaaaggtatatattcagtcagttacaaagagttacacatatcaagaggacatacgttcagtatatcattcatttagaccgtttcataaatgaacttggttacaacttctacattagatactcaaaacaagtacataactcttaggaattaaattgatatcaactggttgggataacaattgaattctcgagctgtaatgcattgaagttgaatactcatccaatctttggggattcagatctcctgcgggcacaaagaaacagttgcaggctgttgctgtccaatccgcgctctctggctcggtgccaggctgtactgtgcggcttgcgacggtgtgttgctgatgctcactggcctGCTAGttaagtttgtgcacaggagaaaagatgactgtgggtcccagcaagtcaggaagttcgtttatgatgaagagctagttctgaatagcgattcagctgtccacagttctgacctgttcacgaggcctgctgctggttactctctggcaacctccactctagactcttagaacaaaggaaagttctggcgctcggacacactggccgttccgtggttgtccgggctgagtctcaggatggtcaggaggcgcgctgcgagaatgtcctgcccttgggagccttctgctcctgggccgtcctgccctggaattctcctttgaattccccttagaattgttgaatctgaatcttgtctgaatctgaatctcccaggctctctgtgttgcctgtttttacctggaggaactttagctcattgattggctgaaagttccatgggcatcagagtcccacgtgggttactcggccctaccggtccctgattggttgatcaaggtgagatatgagtcacttactcctgacacttagtaatgcagtccagatgtccaactggcactccctagacagataggcgccaatgggtgaccattgatcatgatagccaggcttagctaagtgcatccccctttgggagctgtccttggaccttaaatcaccttgcatgaatggtttctctgtggctgcaccacagagatgaacagagaaatgaggcctaatttgggaaagctcagaaacacttaattctgccttattattaagcctcgccgctacatatcccccctttttgaaggtcacgaggtcctgaggcattgttgccttcaaaacaaaacagagttaagtgatgtcccttgtcattagaacattaatcttaaatgtctacattactccttgAGAATTCATACcagaaccagcattgggaacaaacaggatgaataacatctggagtatgtataaacacggtaggagacattatctcagtctaggaattacacatgaggaagttcactgtcaatatctgatacctctgtagtagatatttggggagaagtcacttcctttcttttgacatgctacctttgactcattcatgctacccagagtacatcttgatgtgagactacatcattcagagtacactgtcagtcatgatccggCTACTcgacagtagtgttacaataacaacagttcctgttcccagcccccgataaaccacaacacctgtgttgggtatctgctagggtggtttggaggtttgttccattaaagcaaactcaactacctgtacctcttcagggcttactgtttcttggatttctatccaattcaatagtgtggcacctgaaggcatccaagacctcaagtttggtcttatattgtctggttccagaccgtacagtgttaagttaccatgctgtactatggcctcctcgggaacttacaggaaaactgttggttaggtagctgcattgtggtagctgtatcatgcccgtcacaagtcatagtgtcagttaaatgtggtgtgctgaccagccatttactcccacctgctcttcatggggttcattaacctccctctgctcgttagtagctttacacccttcagtggtgaatcgtttagacacagccaatggatagctttggtagccatacccatctcaagatttggaaccaaattcaatcttggattgccttctgggtgagctatgagcgatggggttaatgtcacatactcctctactgagaagagtggaatcaagtgggttgggatttgtgccgtggttagactggctacagtggcactaaactcccttaacaggtcttgtgtcaacattctggcctgttgcacacaagcataaacccactgtataacaccaacaatcatgtccactggttggggaataagatttaaccctgttgcataggaaattgcctgtagggttttccctaagctttccaacttttgctgctgtcgatacagtctgtcactaccctctggcatctctgacccctgccttcttggggcagtcagggtgagagtgccagtagcacacaaacctaccagaaatagcaaatgcacaacagtggtggcaccaatcagtcctcccaaaagtcttttcgggtggctgatcccagtcatctccttctgtgtgactgttgcctttctaagctggcgcagcatgtacatggtgtctttctcagtatgccctgtggcatcttgggcaccaacatcctggaaatctggggagatctgacgcagcggctgatgctgctcatccgtttccagggcatctgctttttcgatttgttcatgcctgtgctctaggaaccctgcagggggtggtgcagcggtggagcatgcctgaccctcggctgagtggtcatctggagcacctgagtgatctgggattgttaccctattctcactgttcaggtccaccctgcacacttcccgATTGAGGAATccttctatcggcatgtttacaatcgttcgctgggggtaggtgtaggacacctgctcgctccccccttccctccctaggggttcagggagctgccccagcactgggatagctagttcactgtctttgaactcactatcactcaccaggtccatgtcagtgcaggcggggattctgacacccctctttgcgatgtcctgcactggcaggcgggtggcttgaccatccagctccagtctggctgaaccactgttggtcagactcagactgacaaactgagctggtggctgtaagaaaaccggctcggctttcattccctgtcccttcctggggactgggtgtgttggcaaccctggcgttgaggcaggaacaatcaggtcagtctcactcactacctggtagttgtgagaaataatattacctgactgcaggttccctgggtcaaagcagagggaatcggcatctgggatcaggtgtgtccacagcccagtagtctcagcgtccagctggacctcctgtctaacctgtgaatgttgcaccaggggcacctggcggtggccctgcgacagctgctcaagcagatcctcactaatagaggacctctcagggctaagggtgagggcttcatcaccaacctgctctcctgccatctggatcccttccaccactgcagggtggtggtcctgacccctcttgggtgccagggtgcacagggaaagctccttttcatcgccaggtggggagatctgctcctctttagggacgtaaaagggttgtgctttacctggtggatcaggcggctgcttagagcaccgctcctgtggcatggaggctgttgtgacctcagccgggacacgacttccctgtatatccggggaacaagaaaatatttttatttcttgtccagagggaacagaaggaatctccacataggcttctgtgttcggtgggcactgtgtgagcacagtctgcctcttggcccccctttccttctgtacagaaggcttaggagccttgacctgtttccacaccttgcctttctggtgatccaccaaaggttcctctctgagtcacatgcccttttctttttctacccgtttgagcttgccgtgtgacatcaaacacctttcaacctcagtgtcaatcagtgtctcactgggtaagacatctcccatggcagccttgaggtaaaagcttcttgcttttcctctgcgttttactgcctgctctgtgacttcaggggtggagtcagcactcgcttgggagtggctgacctcatccaggcaggaactcttccgctcaatcagatagactgagggagggagagggggcgggtctccgcctcctccattggagagtatcagctcattcacgcttccggcagccttggggagcggttgtccctgtcctaataaagcttgttcaagcctggccaggcgggcggctactgaatccttttgttcagctttttctagccctttccctcctccgttgttctcatggcacttaggacgctgggtgcggtcctgtgtgcctgctttggaacggggcttagccagctcaggagcctgtgctccttcgagcaggagggaattaaccctgctggctctgacggcgaacacagtcgctttaacagctttttgctcagagcgactttggacatcatactcccaggctttctgcacgaatctcttaatatcagtcattttcatggtctgtgcatctgtatgcattaagatcatctttctgactgatgggtggagattcacaatgaataaacccttgaaatgtgtgttctcttcgcaaccctcatcatttcgccctgcaaaataagttcgtctaagtctctcgtaatattcgcgaggggactctgctctctcgtgcttaatgttaagagcggcggctatcgcagcagtcgggtcaataaacacactgtattcttcgataagtgcttgacatagctgctcaaagtcattacagacttctttcatctgcctagccatccactcatgtacagctctgctggtagtttttctaaccaaaaacactttctcctgttctgtggcgtttggaaggtactgcaggttatacctgaggtcctgaatataactctcgatattattctctgacactgcagggtaaaatctctctatgtccttcgctagctctctcagagaatggagatttattctactaggttctccgctgacggagatatggaagagatcgtggtcagacctgtcgctgctagagggagtgcttaatagcgactcgaattcagaccttttagcaaccatcgttaacttaaagagtattacttttaagtacgaaatcacagttttaccacagaaaaccacaagatcaagtatgcaatcaacccggtagatcgcaaaagatcaagcactgcttaaagagcaaggggaacttttttcctttcggctttcagcacactgtattgtcgtgtatgaaacccgcggcgttttatattgaattattccgctttgttgactcatttcagtcttgccacgcccacccagggacgccaaataatgtagtgaTTCATAgtcgttcagggacgccaaatatgtaagaaaactggctctctgaaggcaccagttctgtagggtttgggcatttactgagacaattattaattgtagcagtaaatcacaaagttgattcttttgatggctttagaatccaaccatgcgacataactcaaacaacgcgcacacacaggtaataatacacgaggatacatttattaatacatagaatatgcattaaacctaacagatcttatcgagagggttatcagaatacaaaaggtatatattcagtcagttacaaagagttacacatatcaagaggacatacgttcagtatatcattcatttagaccgtttcataaatgaacttggttacaacttctacattagatactcaaaacaagtacataactcttaggaattaaattgatatcaactggttgggataacaattgaattctcgagctgtaatgcattgaagttgaatactcatccaatctttggggattcagatctcctgcgggcacaaagaaacagttgcaggctgttgctgtccaatccgcgctctctggctcggtgccaggctgtactgtgcggcttgcgacggtgtgttgctgatgctcactggcctGCTTGttaagtttgtgcacaggagaaaagatgactgtgggtcccagcaagtcaggaagaggaccagttcgtttatgatgaagagctagttctgaatagcgattcagctgtccacagttctgacctgttcacgaggcctgctgctggttactctctggcaacctctactctagactcttagaacaaaggaaagttctggcgctcggacacactggccgttccgtggttgtccgggctgagtctcaggatggtcaggaggcgcgctgcaagaatgtcctgcccttgggagccttctgctcctgggccgtcctgccctggaattctcctttgaattccccttagaattgttgaatctgaatcttgtctgaatctgaatctcccaggctctctgtgttgcctgtttttacctggaggaactttagctcattgattggctgaaagttccatgggcatcagagtcccacgtgggttactcggccctaccggtccctgattggttgatcaaggtgagatatgagtcacttactcctgacacttagtaatgcagtccagatgtccaactggcactccctagacagataggcgccaatgggtgaccattgatcatgatagccaggcttagctaagtgcatccccctttgggagctgtccttggaccttaaatcaccttgcatgaatggtttctctgtggctgcaccacagaattgaacagagaaatgaggcctaatttgggaaagctcagaaacacttaattctgccttattattaagcctcgccgctacactaccCAGCCACAAAGAAGAGAATGAAGGATAAATCAGgactgaaatatgaaatattaatctGACAAGTGGTTGTGAAGACCAATTGAAAGAAGAAGGAGATAAAAATGAGGTTTAAAATAGATGGTATTCTGAGAGTTGAATTCAAATGACAGTGTGAAAGTTTGAAAACTGTATAGAAATTTGATGATCATTCAGAGATGGAAAAGATGTCAATCTAGTTTATGGTTATCTTTTGCTTCTGGAGTTTCTCTGTGGTACAAGGCTAGGTAAAGGATGTAAGGAGATACAGGTAGGTTAGTGTAGTCACATTGTCTGTGACTTACAGTATAGGAGTATATATAATTGGTACTAAGTCAGTTTTAGTGGCAGTGGTATATAGCTAAAATATCAGGTTGATATACGTGGAGATCAGTAAGCCAGACTATGTTCAGGCTGAAAATTTCTTATTTCTCCAGTATACGTATGTATACATGTGGTAtacaaggaaaagaaaagaaagatcaGAATAGTATTTTGACATagagaaatacagtattgtaaCTTTAATATAAGATCTTACAAACTGCCCGTGCCAATGAATTACTCTTTCATGAACTGAAACTGTTTTAGATGAAACATATAAGGTACTGAACACTGATGGAATTAATGAATAAGAATTATATTTGCAAAtctattaaatgaaaaattgagtttctttttaaatcctCTAGTTTGTGACTGGTTTTACTTGAAAGTGTTTTGTAAGGACGAAGCAGTGACACCTTTTTAGAATTTAGGGGGCAGGCTCATCTGTGAGAATTATTGATGAATACAGTCCTGTTCAACTTACAAGATTTATGTCCACTTCTGGTTGCATTGAGTAGGTGGATGCTGAGGATCTACAGCATGAACAGTACAGATGCACAGTAATGGACTCTAAGGATGGGTTAGGTTGTGTCttaaaaagatgtacagtatgtgtttctccttctccttttaattgttattaatattCAAAAGGAGAAGCCAACTCCTACTTATGTCCtactaatattttaataattggaAAACTAAGGAAAAAATTATTTACAAGATAAGTAGTATTAGAATGTTCACCAAACCTGCTGTGAATAATTTCTTATATGTGATTAGGGATATTTTagcagaattttgtttttgcagaatTTTGAATAATGTCCCACATACCCGGGACCAAGCCACCCGAGTTTCAGTTGAAagagacatatacagtacaaaaaaaggtttaatgGAAATACTGGTCCTCCTACCTGAATCCACACTGAGTGTGAAGACAATGCAGAGCAGTACTGTTGTAGGAAGACGGATCATGGTGACTCTCCTGCACGCAATACAGATACAGGAGAAATATTGATTCTTGAGTGCCAAATCCTTGTATAAGAAAACCCTCGTTTCAATTCATTTCTGTACATCATTTCAAGCTAAAGTTCTTAAGAATGTTTAATCATTTGCAGGGCAAAATATTAATGCCATATCTTTACTTTATCAAAATTTAGTACatttcaattttcaaaatatatatatagttttatatTGACAGTTATATATCTTGTGAATTTACCAactaaacatttgtttcagttAAGTTGCAAGGCATACATATTTTTTTGGCTTGCACTGCAAAATTATGTGGTGTTGCATTTATTGGGAGTGGATTCAGCATTAATCCCAATTACTGGTTGATGGAAATGCAGTGAGTGTGCCAGTACCTCAACCTACAGCTGCAAAGATGTATACCAAATAGAAAACACTTGGATGTAGAGCAAATAAACAGCAGGTATTTCTCTCTTACATGTAAGAACTAAGAATTCACTCATTTTTTCACAAGTACACTATTGTTGAATATTTCTTGACTCCTGTTAATTTCTCTACCTACAACTGTAAGAATGATGCATGAATCCTTATttgtgtactgtagctcttgGTAGTATATGGACTTACAGAATTAATATACTATTT is a window of Lepisosteus oculatus isolate fLepOcu1 chromosome 6, fLepOcu1.hap2, whole genome shotgun sequence DNA encoding:
- the LOC138239411 gene encoding lactose-binding lectin l-2-like, which produces MDIRAVQQSLGTNHQYTERTERTYYRITSYRRVTMIRLPTTVLLCIVFTLSVDSVFGKLCQSCPSGWVSFQGRCFQHFAQAKIWADAEVDCIRYGGNLASVHSEAEHNFLLQLIKSRGANPTWLGGSDCVKEGTWLWSDGSKWDYTKWNPFEPNSAGVENCVHTYWGQANWNDISCNNQYPYICAVVP